From Candidatus Binatus sp., the proteins below share one genomic window:
- a CDS encoding methyltransferase domain-containing protein — MKSIAGVGVADVVSVYSSAPGDLFQLMFGQQIHIGGMKASIDLADRAGVAAGMNGVDLCCCNGADMRFLVRFRNVASMVGVDVTEAIVERGRRLTHEEGLDDKIRFVLADACQSGLPSASADFVWSEDAWCYVPDKRKLIAEAVRIVRPGGVIALTDWVEGPAGLTDSEAQRFLSIMTFANVQDIAGYAKLLSASGCEVRVAEDTGLFPRYVDLYLDMIELQLRYDALRIVGFRTELLDALIDGFRFIGEMARAGKIAQGRFIARRI, encoded by the coding sequence ATGAAGTCCATAGCCGGTGTCGGGGTGGCGGATGTCGTCTCCGTTTATAGCAGTGCGCCCGGCGACCTCTTTCAACTTATGTTCGGGCAGCAAATTCACATCGGAGGAATGAAGGCGTCGATCGACCTGGCGGATCGCGCCGGAGTCGCGGCCGGGATGAACGGGGTCGATCTCTGTTGCTGCAACGGCGCGGACATGCGCTTTCTGGTGCGCTTTCGCAATGTCGCCTCGATGGTCGGCGTGGATGTAACCGAAGCAATCGTCGAGCGCGGGCGGCGGCTGACCCACGAAGAAGGTCTGGACGATAAAATCCGGTTCGTTCTCGCCGATGCCTGCCAAAGCGGCCTGCCTTCGGCCAGCGCGGATTTCGTCTGGAGCGAAGATGCGTGGTGCTACGTCCCTGACAAGCGAAAATTAATTGCGGAGGCGGTGCGCATCGTTCGTCCCGGGGGCGTGATTGCGTTAACCGACTGGGTTGAAGGCCCTGCGGGACTAACCGATTCCGAAGCCCAGCGCTTTCTAAGCATAATGACGTTCGCCAATGTCCAGGACATTGCGGGCTACGCCAAGCTGCTGTCAGCAAGCGGCTGCGAGGTGCGCGTCGCCGAAGACACCGGACTCTTTCCGCGTTATGTGGATTTATATCTCGACATGATTGAGCTGCAGCTTAGGTACGATGCCCTGCGGATCGTCGGCTTCCGCACCGAGTTGCTCGACGCGCTCATCGACGGGTTCCGCTTCATCGGCGAGATGGCGCGCGCGGGCAAGATCGCGCAGGGGCGGTTT
- a CDS encoding arsenite methyltransferase: MSNESIREKVREEYAQAARRVSNQGGSCCGAAAPAGNPITSNLYREGETASIPAQALAASLGCGNPTALAELKPGETVLDLGSGGGIDVLLSARRVGPAGKAYGLDMTDEMLALARDNQRKAGVENVEFLKGEIEHIPLPANSVDVIISNCVINLSADKDRVLREAFRVLKPGGRFAVSDIVVRGEMPGEIRRRVELWAGCIAGALEESEYQSKLAAAGFEQIEVEPTRIYTAADAQGFLAQNPDLEKFAQMADGKFMSAFVRARKPGAASKS, from the coding sequence ATGAGTAATGAATCGATAAGGGAAAAGGTCAGGGAAGAGTACGCGCAAGCCGCGCGGCGAGTCTCCAATCAGGGCGGCTCATGCTGCGGCGCGGCGGCGCCCGCGGGAAACCCAATCACGTCGAATCTCTACCGCGAGGGCGAGACCGCATCGATTCCCGCCCAGGCGCTTGCAGCGTCGCTGGGATGCGGCAATCCGACCGCGCTCGCCGAGCTCAAGCCGGGTGAAACCGTGCTCGACCTGGGCTCGGGTGGCGGGATCGACGTGCTGCTCTCCGCGCGAAGAGTGGGGCCTGCCGGCAAGGCCTACGGGCTCGACATGACCGACGAGATGCTCGCCCTTGCGCGCGATAACCAGCGCAAAGCGGGCGTCGAGAATGTCGAATTCCTCAAAGGCGAGATCGAGCATATTCCGCTGCCCGCCAATTCGGTGGATGTGATCATCTCCAACTGCGTGATCAATCTCTCGGCCGACAAGGATCGCGTGCTGCGCGAAGCGTTTCGCGTGCTGAAACCAGGAGGACGATTCGCCGTTTCGGACATCGTGGTGCGCGGTGAGATGCCCGGCGAGATTCGCCGCCGCGTCGAGTTGTGGGCCGGATGCATCGCCGGGGCGCTGGAAGAGTCGGAGTACCAATCGAAGCTCGCTGCGGCCGGATTCGAACAGATCGAAGTGGAACCGACGCGGATCTACACGGCGGCTGACGCGCAGGGATTTCTTGCGCAAAATCCAGACCTGGAGAAATTCGCGCAGATGGCGGACGGCAAATTCATGAGCGCTTTCGTCCGCGCCCGCAAGCCCGGCGCCGCGAGCAAATCATGA
- a CDS encoding metalloregulator ArsR/SmtB family transcription factor produces the protein MKEFVSQLSALGQSGRLEIFRLLVRAGPEGTCVDEIKRRVRMPGSTLSHHLDALTRCGLLTAHRAGRFIYYAVNWPKSAKLIRFMTEDCCADLHQTLGASPDRSLSANRRSRKKAGRHGGHDE, from the coding sequence GTGAAAGAATTTGTCTCGCAACTGAGTGCGCTTGGACAATCCGGCCGGCTCGAGATCTTCCGCCTGCTGGTCCGCGCCGGACCGGAGGGAACCTGCGTGGACGAGATCAAGCGCCGGGTCAGGATGCCGGGTTCGACGCTGTCTCATCACCTCGACGCGTTGACCCGATGCGGGCTGCTCACGGCGCATCGCGCGGGCCGATTCATCTACTACGCAGTCAATTGGCCCAAATCCGCAAAGTTGATCCGGTTCATGACCGAGGACTGTTGCGCCGACCTTCACCAGACGCTCGGCGCATCGCCGGATCGTTCGCTATCAGCTAATCGCCGATCCCGTAAAAAAGCGGGCAGGCATGGAGGTCACGATGAGTAA